The following are from one region of the Cetobacterium somerae genome:
- a CDS encoding GntP family permease: MTAFGAVLGLIIAIILIMRKANPAYSLILGAIIGGLAGGVSLPETVNLMVSGVKDVTPAIVRILTAGILAGILIKTEAATKIAETIIDTLGEKRAIFALALSALILTAIGVFIDVAVITVSPIALAIAKRLKISKMAMLCAMIGGGKSGNIISPNPNTIAAAENFGAPLPSVMWVNIIPAIVGLFATILIAKFLVEKGEKVLESEIEQSSGENLPSFFGSIIGPIVTISLLALRPIAGINIDPLIALPVGGLVGIVAMGKTSKLKESMEYGLQKMSGVAILLIGTGTVAGIIKNSTLKDVILSVLGKANISEQLIAPIAGALMSGATASTTAGATIASATFSGVILVAGVSAVWGAAMVNSGATVLDHLPHGSFFHSTGGASNTKLEERLKLIPYESAIGFILALSTFVTYLVIG, encoded by the coding sequence ATGACAGCATTTGGAGCAGTATTGGGATTAATAATAGCTATAATATTGATAATGAGAAAAGCTAATCCAGCTTATAGTTTAATTTTAGGTGCTATAATAGGAGGATTGGCGGGAGGAGTATCTCTTCCAGAAACAGTAAATTTAATGGTTAGTGGAGTAAAGGATGTAACACCAGCAATAGTTAGAATTTTAACAGCGGGAATCTTAGCAGGAATACTAATAAAAACAGAAGCAGCTACAAAAATAGCTGAAACAATAATAGATACTTTAGGAGAAAAGAGAGCAATATTTGCGTTAGCTTTATCAGCACTTATTTTAACAGCAATAGGAGTATTTATAGATGTAGCAGTAATAACTGTATCACCAATAGCTTTAGCTATAGCAAAAAGATTAAAAATATCTAAAATGGCAATGTTATGTGCAATGATAGGTGGAGGAAAATCTGGAAATATAATATCACCAAATCCAAATACAATAGCAGCTGCGGAAAATTTTGGAGCACCTCTTCCATCAGTTATGTGGGTAAATATAATTCCAGCAATAGTTGGATTATTTGCAACAATTTTAATAGCTAAATTTTTAGTTGAAAAGGGTGAAAAAGTTTTAGAAAGTGAAATTGAACAGAGTAGTGGAGAAAATTTACCAAGTTTTTTTGGAAGCATAATAGGTCCAATTGTAACTATAAGTTTACTGGCTTTAAGACCAATAGCAGGAATCAATATAGATCCTTTAATAGCATTACCAGTTGGTGGACTAGTTGGAATTGTAGCGATGGGTAAAACTTCAAAATTAAAAGAGTCTATGGAATATGGGTTACAAAAGATGTCAGGAGTAGCCATTCTTTTAATAGGAACTGGAACAGTTGCTGGAATAATAAAAAACTCAACATTAAAAGATGTTATACTATCAGTTTTAGGAAAAGCAAATATTAGTGAACAATTGATAGCACCAATAGCAGGAGCATTAATGTCTGGAGCAACAGCATCAACAACAGCTGGAGCAACAATAGCATCAGCAACATTTTCAGGAGTAATATTAGTAGCTGGAGTAAGTGCTGTTTGGGGAGCTGCTATGGTAAACTCGGGAGCTACAGTTTTAGATCATCTACCACATGGATCATTTTTCCATAGTACAGGTGGAGCTAGTAATACAAAATTAGAAGAAAGATTAAAATTAATTCCTTATGAATCAGCAATAGGATTTATATTAGCTCTTTCTACTTTTGTAACATATTTAGTAATAGGATAA
- a CDS encoding queuosine precursor transporter yields the protein MMRNEILWIIMLFVNFFSIIFIYKKFGKLGLFIWVPISSILANIQVVLLVNLFGFETTLGNIMYAGGFLVTDILSENYGEEEAKSAVKLGFVSMIVTAVIMKLAVSFVPSTVQAGAENFKSLKMIFDFMPRILFAGLVAYGVSQRHDVWAYKFWKNRFPAKKHIWIRNNFSTLVSQLIDNLIFTTIAFAGVYPVEVLVEIFLVTYVMKVIVATMDTPFVYLASYLKENKSVTEKIII from the coding sequence ATTATGAGAAATGAAATTTTATGGATAATAATGCTTTTTGTTAATTTTTTTAGCATAATTTTTATATATAAAAAATTTGGAAAGCTAGGACTTTTTATATGGGTTCCAATTAGTAGTATATTAGCAAATATCCAGGTTGTACTTTTAGTAAATCTTTTTGGATTTGAAACAACTTTAGGAAATATAATGTACGCAGGTGGATTTTTAGTGACAGATATTTTATCTGAAAATTATGGTGAAGAAGAAGCAAAAAGTGCTGTTAAATTGGGGTTTGTAAGTATGATTGTAACAGCAGTAATAATGAAGTTAGCAGTATCTTTTGTTCCAAGTACAGTTCAAGCAGGCGCGGAAAATTTTAAAAGTCTAAAAATGATATTTGATTTTATGCCTAGAATACTTTTTGCAGGATTAGTAGCTTATGGCGTTTCACAAAGGCATGATGTTTGGGCTTATAAGTTTTGGAAAAATAGATTTCCAGCTAAGAAACATATATGGATAAGAAATAATTTTAGTACTTTAGTAAGCCAATTAATAGATAATCTAATTTTTACAACAATCGCTTTTGCAGGGGTTTATCCCGTTGAAGTTTTAGTGGAGATATTTTTAGTAACTTATGTTATGAAAGTTATTGTAGCTACAATGGATACACCTTTTGTTTATTTAGCTAGTTACTTAAAAGAAAATAAAAGTGTAACAGAAAAGATAATTATCTAG
- the pepT gene encoding peptidase T, which produces MSFLVEKFLQYVKIDTTSDSKSQSCPSSEIQWNLAKIIVKDLEEIGLVDISLDENGYIMGTLPSNTQKDIPTIGFIAHMDTAPSFNGKDIKPRIIDNYDGNDIILNSDLNISMTVKDFPELKKYVNQKLIVTDGTTLLGADDKAGIVEIMTALKYLKENPTIEHGEIKIGITPDEEIGRGANLFDVEKFGAKFAYTIDGGEVGELEFENFNAASANIVIKGRDIHPGASKNKMINAMLLAMKLNDMLPANERPEYTEGYEGFFLLTNFKGTIETTEIDYIIRDHSKEKFLEKKELIENAVKYLQGKYKDAEIILTLKDSYYNMREMIEPVYHIVDLAKNAMIEVGVKPIIKPIRGGTDGARLSFKGLPCPNIFTGGHNFHGKFEFIPIESMEQSVKVILKIVEILSR; this is translated from the coding sequence ATGAGTTTTTTAGTAGAGAAGTTTTTACAATATGTTAAAATTGATACGACATCAGATTCAAAAAGTCAATCGTGTCCAAGTAGTGAGATTCAATGGAATTTAGCTAAGATTATAGTTAAAGATTTAGAAGAGATTGGTTTAGTAGATATATCATTAGATGAAAATGGATATATTATGGGGACACTACCATCAAATACACAAAAAGATATTCCAACAATAGGATTTATAGCGCATATGGATACAGCACCATCATTTAATGGTAAAGATATAAAGCCAAGAATTATAGATAACTATGATGGTAATGATATTATACTAAATAGTGATTTAAATATATCAATGACAGTAAAAGATTTTCCAGAATTAAAAAAATATGTAAATCAAAAATTAATTGTAACAGATGGAACAACGCTTTTAGGAGCAGATGATAAAGCTGGTATAGTTGAAATAATGACAGCATTAAAATATTTAAAAGAGAATCCAACTATTGAGCATGGAGAAATTAAAATAGGAATAACTCCTGATGAAGAGATAGGAAGAGGTGCCAATCTATTTGATGTAGAAAAGTTTGGAGCAAAGTTTGCTTATACAATTGATGGAGGAGAAGTTGGAGAATTAGAGTTTGAAAACTTCAATGCTGCATCGGCAAATATAGTAATCAAAGGAAGAGATATTCATCCGGGAGCTTCAAAAAATAAGATGATAAATGCGATGTTATTAGCAATGAAACTAAATGATATGTTGCCAGCTAATGAAAGACCTGAATATACAGAAGGGTATGAAGGATTCTTTTTATTAACTAACTTCAAAGGAACAATAGAAACAACAGAGATAGATTACATAATAAGAGATCATTCAAAAGAGAAGTTCTTAGAAAAGAAGGAACTAATTGAAAATGCTGTAAAATATCTTCAAGGAAAATATAAAGATGCAGAGATAATTTTAACATTAAAAGATAGCTATTACAATATGAGAGAGATGATAGAACCAGTTTATCATATCGTAGATTTAGCTAAAAATGCAATGATAGAAGTTGGGGTAAAACCAATAATAAAGCCAATTAGAGGTGGAACTGACGGAGCAAGACTATCATTTAAAGGACTACCTTGTCCAAATATATTCACAGGTGGGCACAACTTTCATGGTAAATTTGAATTTATTCCAATAGAATCAATGGAACAATCAGTAAAAGTAATATTAAAAATTGTTGAAATTTTATCTAGATAA
- a CDS encoding acylphosphatase encodes MKTYHFIIKGEVQGVGYRITAYLNATRLGITGSVKNLSNDNVEVFAQGDEKVIDNFKKYLKIGSSMSHVSEIDEDILDKSEFKDFQIIY; translated from the coding sequence ATGAAAACATATCATTTTATAATTAAGGGTGAAGTTCAAGGAGTAGGTTATAGAATAACAGCATATTTAAATGCAACAAGACTTGGAATTACTGGCAGTGTAAAAAACTTATCAAATGATAATGTAGAAGTTTTTGCTCAGGGAGATGAAAAAGTAATAGATAATTTTAAAAAATATTTAAAGATAGGTTCTTCTATGAGTCACGTTAGTGAAATAGATGAAGATATATTGGATAAATCAGAATTTAAAGATTTTCAAATTATATATTAA
- a CDS encoding radical SAM protein, which produces MGIRYSKIENKNKREIVLLKSFPCKYGKCKFCNYIEDNSTDELEIDKVNLETLQEVTGEFGALEVINSGSVFELPIKTLERIREVVYNKNIKLLYFEIYYGYKNRLDEIREFFKGVDIRFRMGMETFDNNFRINSYGKNFKIDTPEIEELSKKLYSVCLLICVKGQTKEMIKKDIELGLKYFKSITVNIFINNGTEVERDEELVKWFVENYNQLQEDPRVELLIDNKDLGVFEQ; this is translated from the coding sequence ATGGGAATTAGATATAGTAAAATAGAAAATAAAAATAAAAGAGAGATAGTCTTATTAAAAAGTTTTCCATGTAAATATGGAAAATGTAAATTTTGTAATTATATAGAGGATAATTCAACTGATGAATTAGAAATAGATAAAGTTAATTTAGAAACTTTACAAGAGGTGACAGGAGAATTTGGAGCTTTAGAAGTGATAAATTCAGGTTCAGTATTTGAGTTACCTATAAAAACATTAGAAAGAATTAGAGAAGTTGTTTACAATAAAAATATAAAATTATTATATTTTGAGATTTATTATGGATATAAAAATAGATTAGACGAAATTAGAGAATTTTTCAAAGGTGTAGATATAAGATTTAGAATGGGAATGGAGACATTTGATAATAATTTTAGAATAAACTCATATGGAAAAAACTTTAAAATAGATACACCAGAAATAGAAGAGTTAAGTAAAAAATTATATTCAGTGTGTCTTTTAATTTGTGTAAAAGGTCAAACAAAAGAGATGATAAAAAAAGATATTGAACTTGGCTTGAAGTATTTTAAAAGCATAACTGTAAATATATTTATAAATAATGGAACTGAAGTTGAAAGAGATGAAGAGCTTGTAAAGTGGTTTGTAGAAAATTATAATCAACTACAAGAAGATCCAAGAGTAGAACTGTTAATTGATAATAAAGATTTAGGAGTTTTTGAACAATAA
- a CDS encoding pseudouridine synthase — MRLEKYLVQCGVASRKKIKTAIAQGRVTVNGNIEVNDATDVEWGEDIITFDGIIPEKKQLKYYIMYKTAGYITAMEDENKKTVAELLPEYIDKNSVFPVGRLDRDTEGLLLFTSDGDLSHAMAHPDRNMEKTYYVELDKEISHEDIIALEQGVVLDTNYTALPGKVEYLNAKSIHLTITEGKYHQVKKMLKAVKNKVIYLKRVKFGNLTLDGMVPGEVKEIKREDIII, encoded by the coding sequence TTGAGATTAGAAAAATATTTAGTTCAATGTGGCGTTGCTAGTAGAAAAAAAATTAAAACTGCAATTGCTCAAGGAAGAGTTACTGTTAATGGAAATATTGAAGTTAACGATGCTACTGATGTTGAATGGGGAGAAGATATTATTACTTTTGATGGAATAATTCCAGAAAAAAAACAGCTAAAATACTATATTATGTACAAAACAGCAGGATATATAACTGCCATGGAAGATGAAAATAAAAAAACTGTTGCTGAACTTTTACCTGAATATATTGATAAAAATTCTGTTTTCCCTGTAGGACGACTTGATCGTGATACTGAGGGGCTTTTATTATTTACAAGTGATGGTGATTTAAGTCACGCTATGGCTCATCCAGATAGAAATATGGAAAAAACATACTATGTTGAACTAGATAAAGAAATTTCCCACGAGGATATCATTGCATTAGAGCAGGGTGTAGTTCTAGATACTAACTATACTGCACTTCCAGGTAAAGTAGAGTATTTAAATGCTAAAAGTATTCATTTGACTATCACAGAAGGAAAGTATCACCAAGTTAAAAAAATGTTAAAAGCTGTTAAAAATAAAGTTATCTACCTTAAGAGAGTAAAGTTTGGTAATCTAACTCTTGATGGAATGGTTCCTGGTGAAGTTAAAGAGATTAAAAGAGAAGATATTATTATATAA
- the thrS gene encoding threonine--tRNA ligase: MKVILPSGDIKEFENSVNMFEVAKSISNSLAKKAVGAKVDGKEVDMSYILDRDAHVEIITPETEEGEEIIKHSTAHLLAQAVIRLFPGTKVAIGPAIENGFYYDFDPENQFTDEDLERIEAEMKKITKENIKVERIEMTRDEAIEHFKNLGETYKVEIIESIPANEMLTFYKQGDFIDLCRGPHVPSTSYLKAFKLKSVAGAYWRGDSNNKMLQRIYGFAFATEPQLKAHLKFLEEAEKRDHRKLGRELELFFTSDFGPGFPFFLPNGMKMRNVLTDLWRREHEKAGYEMIQTPIMLNKELWETSGHWMNYRENMYTSEIDETEFAIKPMNCPGGVLVYKHGMHSYKDLPIRAGELGIVHRHEFSGALHGLMRVRNFTQDDAHIFMTPEQIEDEIIGVVNLIDKFYRGLFGFEYAIELSTRPEKAIGSQEIWDKAESALEGALKRLGRDYKLNPGDGAFYGPKLDFKIKDAIGRTWQCGTIQLDFNLPERFDISYVGEDGEKHRPVMIHRVVYGSLERFMGILIEHYAGAFPTWLAPCQVKVLTINDEVAPYAQEVVDMLKEAGIRAEIDTRAESIGYKIREANGRYKVPVQLIIGKNEVENREVNVRRFGSQNQESMSLENFIDMIKEEAAPKFNN, encoded by the coding sequence ATGAAAGTAATATTACCAAGTGGAGATATAAAAGAGTTTGAAAACAGTGTAAATATGTTTGAAGTTGCAAAGTCAATTAGTAATTCTTTAGCTAAAAAAGCTGTTGGAGCAAAAGTAGATGGAAAGGAAGTTGATATGAGCTATATACTAGATAGAGATGCTCATGTTGAAATAATAACTCCTGAAACTGAAGAGGGAGAAGAGATAATAAAGCACTCAACTGCTCACTTATTGGCACAAGCGGTTATTAGACTTTTCCCAGGAACTAAAGTGGCAATAGGTCCAGCAATAGAGAATGGATTCTATTATGACTTTGATCCTGAAAATCAATTTACAGATGAAGATTTAGAAAGAATCGAAGCTGAAATGAAGAAAATTACAAAAGAGAATATAAAAGTTGAAAGAATTGAGATGACTAGAGATGAAGCTATAGAACATTTTAAAAATCTTGGTGAAACTTATAAAGTAGAAATTATTGAAAGCATTCCAGCTAATGAGATGTTAACATTTTATAAACAGGGAGATTTCATTGATTTATGTAGAGGACCACACGTACCTTCAACATCATATTTAAAAGCTTTTAAATTAAAATCAGTGGCTGGAGCTTATTGGAGAGGAGATTCTAATAACAAAATGTTACAAAGAATCTATGGGTTTGCATTTGCAACTGAGCCTCAATTAAAAGCACATCTAAAGTTTTTAGAAGAAGCTGAGAAAAGAGATCATAGAAAGTTAGGAAGAGAGCTAGAGTTATTCTTTACAAGTGATTTTGGACCAGGATTCCCATTCTTCTTACCAAACGGAATGAAGATGAGAAATGTTTTAACAGATTTATGGAGAAGAGAGCATGAAAAAGCTGGATACGAGATGATTCAAACTCCAATAATGCTAAATAAAGAGTTATGGGAAACTTCAGGACACTGGATGAATTATAGAGAAAATATGTATACATCAGAAATTGATGAGACAGAATTTGCTATAAAACCAATGAACTGTCCAGGTGGAGTTTTAGTATATAAGCATGGAATGCACTCGTATAAAGATTTACCAATAAGAGCAGGAGAGCTAGGAATTGTTCATAGACATGAGTTTTCAGGAGCTCTTCATGGATTAATGAGAGTAAGAAACTTTACTCAAGATGATGCTCACATCTTTATGACTCCTGAGCAAATAGAAGATGAAATTATAGGAGTAGTAAATTTAATAGATAAGTTCTATAGAGGATTATTTGGATTTGAGTATGCAATTGAGTTATCAACAAGACCTGAAAAAGCTATTGGATCTCAAGAGATTTGGGATAAAGCAGAATCTGCATTAGAGGGAGCTTTAAAGAGACTTGGAAGAGATTATAAATTAAATCCAGGAGATGGAGCATTCTACGGACCAAAATTAGACTTTAAAATTAAGGATGCAATAGGAAGAACTTGGCAGTGTGGAACTATTCAACTAGACTTTAACTTACCAGAGAGATTTGATATCTCTTATGTTGGAGAAGATGGAGAAAAGCATAGACCAGTAATGATTCATAGAGTTGTTTATGGATCTTTAGAAAGATTTATGGGAATCTTAATAGAGCATTATGCAGGAGCATTCCCAACTTGGTTAGCACCTTGTCAGGTTAAAGTATTAACTATAAATGATGAAGTTGCTCCTTATGCACAAGAAGTTGTAGATATGTTAAAAGAAGCTGGAATAAGAGCAGAGATAGATACAAGAGCAGAATCTATTGGATATAAAATTAGAGAAGCTAATGGAAGATATAAAGTGCCAGTTCAATTAATAATTGGAAAAAATGAAGTAGAAAATAGAGAAGTAAATGTAAGAAGATTTGGTTCTCAAAATCAAGAATCTATGTCATTAGAAAACTTTATAGATATGATAAAAGAGGAAGCAGCACCAAAATTTAACAACTAG
- a CDS encoding glycerate kinase family protein yields the protein MKVVVAIDSFKGSLSSFELGQAIEVGVKRVYPEAEVIKVPIADGGEGTVASLVEGTKGKFVTVTVNNPLMEKIEARYGIMGDGKTAVIEMAEASGLPLIPVEKRNPMKTTTYGTGELIKDAILKGCREFIVGIGGSATNDAGLGMLQALGYKFLDENKKELGFGGEILSKVRYIDSTKSLPELKDCRFLVACDVDNPFYGPKGAAEIYSRQKGATEDMVKELDKGLKDLAEIIKKELNVDVSNLSGAGAAGGLGGGLVAFLNGKLSPGIDMILEKVGLEKELKNADFVITGEGRLDHQTAMGKAPVGVAKIAKKFDIPVIALAGGLTDDAVQTHEKGIDSFFSIINYPITLEEAMKKETAEKFVKGNTEEIFRLIKVCEKKYSK from the coding sequence ATGAAAGTAGTAGTAGCTATAGATTCGTTTAAAGGAAGTTTAAGCTCTTTTGAACTTGGACAAGCAATAGAAGTTGGGGTAAAAAGAGTATATCCAGAAGCTGAAGTAATAAAAGTACCAATTGCTGATGGGGGAGAGGGAACAGTAGCTTCTTTAGTTGAAGGAACGAAAGGAAAATTTGTAACAGTAACAGTAAATAATCCTCTTATGGAAAAAATTGAAGCTAGATATGGAATAATGGGAGATGGAAAAACTGCTGTAATTGAAATGGCAGAAGCATCAGGACTGCCATTAATACCAGTGGAAAAAAGAAATCCTATGAAGACAACTACTTATGGGACAGGAGAGTTAATAAAAGATGCAATATTAAAGGGATGTCGTGAATTTATAGTTGGAATAGGTGGAAGTGCTACAAATGATGCTGGACTTGGTATGTTACAAGCTTTAGGTTACAAATTTTTAGATGAAAATAAAAAAGAATTAGGATTTGGAGGAGAAATCTTATCTAAAGTAAGATACATAGATTCAACAAAGAGTTTACCTGAATTAAAAGATTGTAGATTTTTAGTGGCATGTGATGTTGATAATCCGTTCTATGGTCCAAAAGGAGCTGCAGAAATTTATTCAAGACAAAAGGGTGCCACTGAAGATATGGTTAAAGAGCTAGATAAGGGATTAAAAGATTTAGCAGAGATAATAAAGAAAGAACTGAATGTAGATGTTTCTAATCTTTCAGGAGCTGGAGCAGCTGGTGGATTAGGAGGAGGTTTAGTAGCTTTCTTAAATGGTAAATTATCACCGGGAATAGATATGATATTAGAAAAAGTAGGTTTAGAAAAAGAATTGAAAAATGCTGATTTTGTTATAACAGGAGAGGGGAGATTAGATCATCAAACAGCTATGGGAAAAGCACCAGTGGGAGTTGCAAAAATAGCTAAAAAATTTGATATTCCTGTAATAGCTTTAGCAGGAGGATTAACAGATGATGCAGTACAAACTCACGAAAAAGGAATAGATAGTTTCTTCTCAATAATAAATTATCCAATAACTTTAGAGGAAGCTATGAAAAAAGAGACGGCTGAAAAGTTTGTAAAAGGAAATACTGAAGAAATATTTAGATTGATAAAAGTTTGTGAGAAAAAATACTCAAAATAA
- a CDS encoding MFS transporter, which translates to MRQIDRIILINVITTAIVSGIFNVFTGIHVKNLGFGEGIVGQVLSIGSLSIALGSMINAYLSSRIGFKKTISLGLILMSIGILGVSFLTTPFFIKLFSALMGIGYGFPFSSIGVLLIENSSEKDRVKVFSKNFVSQSLGTVFASYGAGRLIKAFGKIFAVEKSIPLVYLFCAFLILFSFYPLNGLKDREIIKNKNNKDFFKGFKEVMSGQALSFIVYNTIIGFGAGLVIPFFSVYLKFSLNIDNEKVGIIMGLSQLGLVIGGLLVPYISKVLGRENTVVICQLLSIPFLISIAFPQSIFILGVSFLLRSTLMNLNQPLIQNISLETVNYENRALMSSIVSMSSNVTRAISMIIAGYLMENISYNFPYYITVILYLIGTVVFYKNFKMEKPLKGGADE; encoded by the coding sequence TTGAGACAAATTGATAGAATTATTTTAATAAATGTAATAACAACAGCCATCGTATCAGGTATATTTAATGTTTTTACAGGCATACATGTGAAAAACTTGGGTTTTGGAGAAGGAATTGTAGGACAAGTTCTTTCGATAGGAAGTCTTTCAATAGCATTAGGATCAATGATAAATGCTTATTTAAGTTCAAGAATAGGTTTTAAAAAAACTATTTCATTGGGATTAATTTTAATGAGTATAGGAATTTTAGGCGTTAGCTTTTTAACAACTCCTTTTTTTATAAAATTATTTTCTGCTTTAATGGGAATAGGTTATGGATTTCCTTTCTCTTCTATAGGAGTGCTTTTAATTGAAAACTCTTCAGAAAAAGATAGAGTGAAGGTTTTTAGTAAAAATTTTGTAAGTCAAAGTTTAGGAACTGTTTTTGCTAGCTATGGAGCGGGAAGACTAATTAAAGCTTTTGGAAAAATTTTTGCAGTAGAAAAATCAATTCCATTGGTTTATTTATTTTGTGCTTTTTTAATTTTATTTAGTTTTTATCCCCTAAATGGATTGAAAGATAGAGAAATAATTAAGAACAAAAATAACAAAGATTTTTTTAAGGGTTTTAAAGAAGTTATGAGTGGTCAAGCTTTAAGTTTTATTGTTTATAACACAATCATAGGTTTTGGAGCAGGATTAGTAATTCCATTTTTTAGTGTATATTTAAAGTTTTCTTTGAATATTGATAATGAAAAAGTTGGTATTATTATGGGGTTGTCTCAGTTAGGGTTAGTTATAGGTGGACTACTAGTTCCATATATATCTAAGGTTTTAGGAAGAGAAAATACTGTTGTAATATGTCAATTGTTATCAATTCCATTTTTAATATCAATTGCTTTTCCTCAAAGTATTTTTATATTAGGAGTTTCATTTCTTTTGAGATCAACTTTAATGAACTTAAATCAACCACTTATTCAAAATATATCTTTAGAAACCGTAAACTATGAAAATAGAGCTTTGATGAGTAGCATAGTTTCGATGTCATCGAATGTAACAAGAGCCATAAGTATGATTATTGCAGGGTATTTAATGGAAAATATATCATATAATTTTCCATATTATATAACAGTAATTTTATATCTAATTGGAACTGTTGTTTTTTATAAAAATTTTAAAATGGAAAAACCATTAAAAGGAGGAGCGGATGAATAA
- a CDS encoding methyltransferase domain-containing protein, whose translation MIICPVCNKKMTRIERKYICEGNHNFDISKYGHVNLLLSNQKNSKIPGDNKEMVLSRKNYLEKGYYKGISDGVNQIVENYLDNKKELNILDIGCGEGYYTNRLKEKLDALNINSNIVGIDISKEAVISAAKSYKNIEWIVASASSLPIEDESLDFIICMFAKIIPEENIRTLKKGGKLIVVSTGENHLLQLKEVVYESVRKEFYSPVEDLKIFKHLQTVNLKYETEILEKESIENLFNMTPYRWRSPQKGVEKLFALDKLKTTVEVNIDIFEKK comes from the coding sequence ATGATAATTTGTCCAGTTTGTAATAAAAAAATGACAAGAATAGAAAGAAAATATATATGTGAGGGAAATCATAACTTTGATATTTCAAAATATGGTCATGTAAATTTATTATTATCTAATCAGAAAAATAGTAAAATTCCTGGTGACAATAAAGAAATGGTACTAAGTAGAAAAAATTATTTGGAGAAAGGTTATTACAAAGGAATATCTGATGGTGTTAATCAAATTGTTGAAAATTATTTAGATAATAAAAAAGAGTTAAATATACTAGATATAGGTTGTGGAGAGGGATATTATACAAATAGATTAAAAGAAAAGTTAGATGCACTAAACATAAATAGTAATATTGTAGGAATAGATATTTCAAAAGAGGCTGTTATTTCAGCAGCAAAGTCATATAAAAATATAGAGTGGATTGTAGCAAGTGCAAGTTCTTTACCAATCGAGGATGAATCATTAGATTTTATAATCTGTATGTTTGCTAAAATAATACCAGAAGAAAATATTAGAACTTTAAAAAAGGGTGGAAAATTAATAGTTGTTTCAACTGGTGAAAATCATCTATTACAATTAAAAGAGGTAGTTTACGAATCTGTAAGAAAAGAGTTCTACTCTCCAGTAGAGGATTTAAAAATATTTAAGCATTTACAAACTGTAAATTTAAAGTATGAAACAGAGATTTTAGAAAAAGAAAGTATAGAAAATTTATTTAATATGACACCTTATAGATGGAGAAGTCCCCAAAAAGGTGTTGAAAAATTATTCGCATTAGACAAATTAAAAACTACAGTTGAAGTAAATATAGATATTTTTGAAAAAAAATAA